The nucleotide sequence TTTTGAATCAAAGTGAAATTGGGATTAAAAAAGGGATGAACTGGATTTGAAAAAATGGTGAACTAAAAtttcaatgttggtgaactagttttgAATGTGAGGTAAATTGTTTTTTCGTGAACTACTTTCGTATAGAAATTTGATGAAAGGACTTCAAATTTAGTTCACTAAATTTTGTGAACTAAATTTTCAATGTTGACGAACTGATTTTGAATTCAAGTGAATTAGTTTTTTTCTGTACTACAAATCTAATGAACTTCAATTATTTTTCTTGATATAAGTTTGAGATTTGATGAACTGATATTGAATTTAGTGAACTAAAATTGATACACTCAATTTGAATTTTGTGAACTATAAAATGAATATAGTTTCACAAAATTTTGAATCCAAGTGAACTAAATTTTGTGATCTATGTTGGTGAAGTAATTATGAATTCAAGTGAGCTATTTTTTTGTGATCTATGTTGCTGAAGTAAAACTTTAATCTTGGTGAACTAATTTTGAATCAagtgaactagtttgttttttgtgTGAATTACAAATTTGATGAACTTAATTTGTTCTTGGTGAGCTAATTTTGAATTCAAATGATCTAAAATATAAAAATGATAAATTGGGTTTGAATTATCATGAACTAAATTTTGAAAATGTTGTTGATATTGTATTGAATACAAATTAAACTTGAATTGAACTAAAAATTAAAAATGcctaaatttgaaaatagttgaatATAAATTGAATTTTATGCActaaattttgaaattgcattatAAATTTTGATGGTATGGAGTTGAATTTTTGTGAGATAAAATTTGAAACATCGGAGAACTAGATTTGAACTAATTCGCTTTGATGAACTAAACTTTTTATAATGTGGAATAAAAATTAAAAAGTACAGTAAGCATTTTCAAAATACTAATGACTTGAAATTGCATTTGGTGATCTGTAGTTTCAAAGTTGTAAATTTAGTATTGAATAAGAGTGAAttcaagttttaaacattttcacTATTATAGATGAAGAAAACACGAACCATCACAAAAAATGAAAGCTGACAAGTTTCTAAATAACACAGATGCATGAAGAAAGTATAATGATGAGTACTCACTTGGAATTCTAATCACATCATTATTGAAAGCACAAAAATGCGTTTTCAGCAATCATGTTGTGTTTTCATCGCATGCGTAAGGCATTGTGTAAATGAATGGCCAATCAATGGTTAGAACCAAAGGACGATCAGTACCGAAGTATTAACATTGTATATCATTTCTGCTGGTTATTAAATTTGAAAGATAAAAAGTATAACTTTGAAACATGGAAAAAGCTAAAAACCAGCTAAAATTAGACATTAACAACTTTTTATATTTGCAATGACAAAACAAGGATTCACTTAGTATGCATGTGATCCCAACATGGATAGTATGTAGTGCACGAATATATAGTTTCGCGTTTAGCAACACAAAAAGATACACTTACTATGGGCAATGATTGCAACACAAAAACTATGTAGTTCATGAAGAGTACCATATCCAGAAAAAGAAGATTTCCAACATAGACGCTACGTAGCTCGTGGTAGCAAAAAGTTTAAACATCTAGTACCATGAATCTACTACCATATGATTACAGATGTAATTGTTTGAAGACATGAAAATACATGTTTTGTTCCAATCAGTTACACATTGAAAACTGTTTGCATATGCATCTTGCGGAAAAGTCAATTTGGTATTGGAAGATCTCCTTCTTTCAGCTTGTTCAAAGTGCTTTTGAAGAACTTGAATGCATAAATCATTCTGTACTTCGGAATGTTGCCCTGTTTATAAACACAATATAGGCACATTATGAGAAATAGAAGACTAAAACTTGAGAAAACATCTAAAAGTAGTTCAGAAGAAAATTACTAACTAGTTATAGGAGGTGCAGAGATAGTAAACAGTAGAAAAACAACTGACTAATCAAATGGGCATAACAGAACATAAAAAATTCTTGGTAAAAGAAGGATAGATATAAACAAAGTCACACTGCAGAAAAAAGAATATAGCGGGATGGAATGTGCATAGACAAGTGctagtttttttaaaaaaagaccATATGATTAGGCCTAGTATTTAGTCTTGGAACATAGCAAAGTACCCCAGGAACTGTGGCACATTCAAACAAAATCAAAAGAAAAATCCATTCCTAGAAAAGCTAAAAACAGGCAGCAAATGTATCGAGCTTCCAAAACATGAAAATGAGCTACTTCACTAATTTGTTTTCGATCCAGGTTTGCACATACAAAAAAACTATAAGGCAAATAGTTTTCAAGTTATAcctcattgaaactcttcatagcTTTGCCTTCAAAATTTTCCATGTATAAAGGCAGATAGTGGCCTGAGTCATGCCTACATAAAGAATAGAAAAACACAGGAAAAAAATGAGAATGAGTATTGGTGTGTTATTGTCAACGTTGATGAAGTGTGCTGGGTGTGAAGGAAATTTGGGTTCGATCTACTTTGGGATGTCACTGCCAGTAGAGATCTGAATCTGGTTTGCTTGCAGTTTCAGGTGGTGTTGCTACTACTATTAGTTTTTCTTTCTTCCGGCGTCAACCGATGGTTGTGCAATCCAGCCTTGGAATATAAAGCCTCGCAAGAAAAAGGCTTGATGTGCCAGTCTTGGAGTAGTTTGGGATAACTGACAGAGGGAGTTTATAAAATTTAACTGAATTTTACTTTACGAGACAGGCTGTATAATTTTCAGCTCTATATTTTTAGATTGTGGAGTTGGAGGTCAGATTCAGCTCCATAATTTAATTGAATTTTATTGAGAGAAGTCATAAACTCCCTCTGTCAGTTCTTCTGTTCCATGGCCATTCTTTAAAGAAACATGACGCAGCAAAATTCAGAAAAGGACATCCTCAAGCCCTTGTTCTTATTCTTCTTTTCTAGTCTAAATTACTCACTGAATTTTCATTCTTATTCATACTGTCAAAAAATGAGAGTTGGGAGTAGTTGTTGTTGACTGAAAGTTATGCCCCCAATGGCAACATTGACAGGAGTACTAAAAGTAGAAGAACATTACTATATTGACAAAATTATTTTTGACAGTGGTTTTTGTTAACTAAAGGTTAGGGATGGAATTAGAGAGAACAACCACACATTgaaacaacaatgggcacacagtATGCTTTGATGTCCAATGTTCAACTACTATTAGCTTGAGGTGAACATACAATATGCTTGACTGTATAACTGTAAATTTGCCTAAAATATATGCTTGAGATGAACATACAGTACGATTAGCAGAAAGATAGTGTTTCAAAAATAAAATCTATGGTAAACAAATCACATCAACATTTCGAGTACAAGTAGGCAGAAACATGAACTGAAAAACAGTACAGTGGTGGAGGGAAAGTATGGAGAAATATGTTGAATAAACTTGCAGTTGAAAAAATTGAATAATTATGCAAACACAAAGAAGAAAAATGAACTTACAAGAGACGGTTTGTTGGGTAAGGTCCTACTGGTTGAAGCTTGAAAGAGAATATGTTCTTGAATGGCTTTTTACTCAGCTTGCAAAGCATGTTGTAGTTGGAGAGCTGTTTATTATAGGTATAAACACAGTCAGACACTTTACTTCAGATGTGGTACAGCAGGAAAAAAAATTGTTTCTGTTGAAATCAAAGGGTTTTATGTCTTGATAATTACTTACCAAGTTATAGACAAGTTCTTCTTGGGTAGTATCCAGAATAGTACCACATGGATCAAAAAAGTGAGATTTCTCAAACGGAGAGTTGATGGAAAGTAGAACCCAGTGATTTGATTTTATGGTAGGGAAGTATAACTGTTCAGCAAGAGGAAAAGCAGAATGAGTATTAAAAAAGAATAGATTTTCTGAATAAGTTGATATTTTTCTTACCAAGTCTTGTTTCCAGATGCTTTCTTCTGAATTAATCATGTCAAATTCTTGTATGCAACTAATAGGATCAAATGACTCAGGAGGAACCAACAATTTATTATGtgaacaaaaatgacaaaattaaTAAAAATCTCAGTTTCAATGAaagaaaaaaatagtaaaaaatatAAGCAAATAGGAAGTTTAGACCAAAAACTCACAGTAAAGTACAAACTGAAACAGTATTTCTTGAGATAAGGCTTTACTTCAGATGACATCTTTGATTCATAGTTAAGAACTTGAATAAAATAATTCATCACTTCATCTCCAATCTCACCCCTCGCTTTAAATGAATTAAAGTAATTGTCATAGCTTACAGGGAAACCCTCAATATCAACAAAAAGAGTGCTACAGAGAATAAAGAAGGAGAACTACTATTAATTGGAGAAATGGATCAAAGAAATATAGATTAACAATTAATAAAAAACATATGCAACACTACTATGGCCAAAACAGAAAAATTTAAAACATTCTTTTTGgtctaaaattatatgaactacAAAGTTTTACATCTGAACTAACTTTGGTTGAACCAGAAAAATGCCGGTATTTCATATTATTTTCCGAGGTAGATGTCTAAACTAAAAAAGTTCtcataaattaattaaataataaataataaaataactaAAGGACTAAGAGAATTAACTATTCTTGAAAGATAGGCTTCCTCAAATATTTGGAGAAGAAAATGTCCACTTCTTGAGATATTTTCAGTTTCTTTGGTGTATCAGGAGATTGAAGTTTAGCTGCTCTttttttcctgttcttcttttcaATTGTATTAGGTCATGTACTTCGTCCAGCTTCTGCATTATTCAATGAAGAATAGCCTGCAAAACACACAAAGTAAAAAAAGTTTCAACATAAAATAATGGAATGTTGCTCAGAATCATGTTacaaaaaaatgaaacccatgGAAAATTTAAAAAACATTGTTGGAATTATAACCTAGTTGGACAAAAAACTCCATGTTCATTGGAATTCCTTCACTTGTATCACAGCGAGAGGCTGGTATCTCTTTGTTAGTCGCAGCAGCAGGAGTGGTAGGAGAATCATCATCAATAAGAATTGGAGTTCCTTGAAAACGCTTGACTCTTTCATTTCCAGAGGCAGAACTGATGAGTATAAAACTTCTTTTTGCATTAACTTCAGTGGAAAATTTGATATCATTTGCTTCAGCTGATATAAAAACTTCTTCCTGATGAGAAAGAAAAATCAAATGTTGTTGTAAGTTCAATAAAAATTATGATTATGAAAAGAAATTTgaatgacttgaaggagaccttagGTTGTGAAGTAGTTTCTTGGTGGACAGAGTTGGTGTTCACATTTGAAGTATGAGCTGGGAATATTGGTGTTTTGTACACCGAATTCATGATAGAAATGTTCTGGACATAATGAAACACACAGAATTCAGAATATCAATAAACTACCCAAAAGAACAAAAAAGCTACATGCAAGATTCATCTCAAAAAATAAAGGTTCTTTGTAAGTTTGATAGCAAAAATTCACTATTGTAACCGCTATTCATCATGATCAGTCATAAAAAAAGTGAATGATATTATCAAATTACCAACAAATCTGCAGTAAATCCTTAACAGTCAATAAATACACTATTTATCCACTTAATCTATAATATATAGTCCTGCTGTACTCAAATTAGCCATTTACATAATAGAGTGGGCTAAATTTTAGTGAAGACCATATCCTTATAACCAGCGCTACTTGACCGAATATCCAGAGAGCACAATATGCTAAGCATCATTGCAAAAAATATTAAGTTCTCACAAAGTAACGTTAAGTTATACTGCTACAGAAAAATTGTTGTTTGTTAGACAAAATTCATAACAAACTTGTTCTGGACACACACATAGTGAACAATACAAAACAAAAATACCTCAAATTTTGGTCCGATTGGCTCCGGCTTAAGGACATCATTGGAGGGAACCTGGATTACAGAAAATGATAGTAAACAGGACACTTCTATTAAGAGAACACTTAGATATGAACTAAAAAAAGACACAACACAAAAAAATACCTCTGATTTCAAATGTGGCTCTGGTTTCGGTTTTAAATCTGCTTCAACTTTTGCAGTGGAACTGGGAATTTCTGAAATGATATGAGGACTTTTTGAATCAATTGACGTGTTCTCATGTAGAGCTTCACGAACACTATTTGCATTGTTGACCTACAAATGACATGACAAAAAAATTAGCTATATAAAGATAAAAAAATACAAGGAAGAATAAACCAAATTGAAAATGATATAATCTACTCATAAAAATTACCTCCACATAAGGAGTTGAGTTAATCACACCAGCAGCATCGGGAGCATTGTTAATAGGCCCGGCATTGTAATATGGGGTCTGTGATATGTCTCGCAGCTACAAATTGCAGTTGAGCAAATGATGAAAATAAATACCAGAAGAAAGAAGATAAGTCAAGAAGGTATATACAGTATACGATACTTACTGgtaaaacaccaaaaaaattcctagACTCATAATTCCTATCAACCAATGCAAGATACTTGAAATCTTCAGTCTTAACATGACATATCCGTGGAAGAGAATAATCCACAGTAGACTGATGATTATCAATAACATCGAAATCAACAAAATCCAGATAAATGATCTGCCATTTAAAAAATAATAGGGTCAGTAAAAATATAAAGGGAATACAAAGAAAATAGGGCAACTGATGATTGAACTTACTCCCCAGATAGGAAGACATCCCCCAATATATGAAGACTTGTTCATTTCCTCAACACTTGGTCTGTTCATGATCATTTTAAAGTGACGCTCTGACTCCTCACGCATGAAATCCAGTGCCAATTGCGCAAAGTCGAGTGAAGGAATAGCAGAAACATCTCTCAGAGAGTACAAGAACTTGGTGTTGCCAAAACAATATGACGCAGGGCACAAAATAGATGATAGGAAATAAAATGTGAAGCTCCTAATAAAACCATCTTCTGTCTCGTCACTAAGCATCACCTCCTCTATTTTATTAATTGGCATTTTGTTCCGATGATCAATATACTTGTTCCTCAACTGTGTAACCTCTTCTTTCACTTGGGGATCGTCGCTACTGAATACAAAAGGCTCGGTGCCACCAGGGAAATCGAAAATTTTGTCGACCATATCTTTAATAATCTTGATAACTTTATTCTTATGCTTGAAACAGGGCTCTTTAGTTCCAAACATGTGTTGATCTATCCATTCAAGCAGATTCATGGGGATTTTGAGTTTCTTTGGCATATGAAGCAGAGCTTCCATTTTGTACTTTCTCACATGGCCTAACTGAATGTCACTAAACTTCTTCACAGTTTTTTCCCAACGCTTGAAAGACAGCCTAGTAATGTAAGTAGACTTGCATAACTTGCGAGGGAATACCCGAGCTACGAAAAGAAAATAACAACAACTGATAAGACGGTGCAAATACTAGAGAATAAAAAAATATGGAATTTAAAAAAAAGCATAGACTGGAAGAATATAACAAAAAACACTGCAGAACCACCAAAACAAGCAGATATATTGAACTATATATGAACAATGATTCCAAGAAAAATATCAGAAGAAAACATGTTACTATCAAAGAAGGAAAAAATGATCTacacataaataaata is from Triticum aestivum cultivar Chinese Spring chromosome 1B, IWGSC CS RefSeq v2.1, whole genome shotgun sequence and encodes:
- the LOC123111658 gene encoding uncharacterized protein isoform X3 is translated as MDSSGQEGGGVAQVVDPEGEERTEYPPQGLRDDSAQEGGGVAQVDEPEGEEPTEYPERGLRNDSGARVFPRKLCKSTYITRLSFKRWEKTVKKFSDIQLGHVRKYKMEALLHMPKKLKIPMNLLEWIDQHMFGTKEPCFKHKNKVIKIIKDMVDKIFDFPGGTEPFVFSSDDPQVKEEVTQLRNKYIDHRNKMPINKIEEVMLSDETEDGFIRSFTFYFLSSILCPASYCFGNTKFLYSLRDVSAIPSLDFAQLALDFMREESERHFKMIMNRPSVEEMNKSSYIGGCLPIWGIIYLDFVDFDVIDNHQSTVDYSLPRICHVKTEDFKYLALVDRNYESRNFFGVLPLRDISQTPYYNAGPINNAPDAAGVINSTPYVEVNNANSVREALHENTSIDSKSPHIISEIPSSTAKVEADLKPKPEPHLKSEVPSNDVLKPEPIGPKFENISIMNSVYKTPIFPAHTSNVNTNSVHQETTSQPKEEVFISAEANDIKFSTEVNAKRSFILISSASGNERVKRFQGTPILIDDDSPTTPAAATNKEIPASRCDTSEGIPMNMEFFVQLGYSSLNNAEAGRST
- the LOC123111658 gene encoding uncharacterized protein isoform X1: MDSSDLYFSGQEGGGVAQVVDPEGEERTEYPPQGLRDDSAQEGGGVAQVDEPEGEEPTEYPERGLRNDSGARVFPRKLCKSTYITRLSFKRWEKTVKKFSDIQLGHVRKYKMEALLHMPKKLKIPMNLLEWIDQHMFGTKEPCFKHKNKVIKIIKDMVDKIFDFPGGTEPFVFSSDDPQVKEEVTQLRNKYIDHRNKMPINKIEEVMLSDETEDGFIRSFTFYFLSSILCPASYCFGNTKFLYSLRDVSAIPSLDFAQLALDFMREESERHFKMIMNRPSVEEMNKSSYIGGCLPIWGIIYLDFVDFDVIDNHQSTVDYSLPRICHVKTEDFKYLALVDRNYESRNFFGVLPLRDISQTPYYNAGPINNAPDAAGVINSTPYVEVNNANSVREALHENTSIDSKSPHIISEIPSSTAKVEADLKPKPEPHLKSEVPSNDVLKPEPIGPKFENISIMNSVYKTPIFPAHTSNVNTNSVHQETTSQPKEEVFISAEANDIKFSTEVNAKRSFILISSASGNERVKRFQGTPILIDDDSPTTPAAATNKEIPASRCDTSEGIPMNMEFFVQLGYSSLNNAEAGRST
- the LOC123111658 gene encoding uncharacterized protein isoform X2 — protein: MDSSDLYFSGQEGGGVAQVVDPEGEERTEYPPQGLRDDSAQEGGGVAQVDEPEGEEPTEYPERGLRNDSARVFPRKLCKSTYITRLSFKRWEKTVKKFSDIQLGHVRKYKMEALLHMPKKLKIPMNLLEWIDQHMFGTKEPCFKHKNKVIKIIKDMVDKIFDFPGGTEPFVFSSDDPQVKEEVTQLRNKYIDHRNKMPINKIEEVMLSDETEDGFIRSFTFYFLSSILCPASYCFGNTKFLYSLRDVSAIPSLDFAQLALDFMREESERHFKMIMNRPSVEEMNKSSYIGGCLPIWGIIYLDFVDFDVIDNHQSTVDYSLPRICHVKTEDFKYLALVDRNYESRNFFGVLPLRDISQTPYYNAGPINNAPDAAGVINSTPYVEVNNANSVREALHENTSIDSKSPHIISEIPSSTAKVEADLKPKPEPHLKSEVPSNDVLKPEPIGPKFENISIMNSVYKTPIFPAHTSNVNTNSVHQETTSQPKEEVFISAEANDIKFSTEVNAKRSFILISSASGNERVKRFQGTPILIDDDSPTTPAAATNKEIPASRCDTSEGIPMNMEFFVQLGYSSLNNAEAGRST